The genomic region TTTGGTGGAGATTGGTTTTGGAGGGGAAAAGGAGCAAAATGACCAATTGGCACGCGAAATGGGAATCGCTAGTGCCATCGCGCTGTTTTTGATTTTTGTAACCCTTTTGGTGATGTTTGATTCGTATCGCTTGGCATTTATCATCCTCTCTGTAGTGCCTTTTTCACTTTTTGGCGTGGTAGCAGGGCACACCTTGATGGGAATGGATTTTTCTATGCCCTCCATGATAGGCGCCCTTGGGCTAGCGGGCGTGGTGATTAATGATGGGATTATTATGCTTGATTTTATCCGCAAAACCACAACCCTTGAAGCACTCTTGGCGCGTGCCAAATTGCGCCTTCGCCCCATTATCTTAACGTCCATCACTACCCTTGTAGGGCTTTCAACACTTATCTTTTTCCCCTCAGGCCAAGCGGTCATCTTGCAACCCTTGGCGGTTTCGTTGGGCTTTGGATTGCTGTGGGGAACCTTTTTAAATCTTGTCTATTTGCCCACGCTCTACGCTTTCGTTTCAAAAGTCAAGTAACCTTTACATGTAAAGGTTACTTCGTCTAAAAATACCTATTTTCTGCACCATAATGACATCTATTTGCCTTACATCCCCTCTTTTTATTGGCGTTTTTTTCCGTTATTTTTGCTAAATATAAGCTTAAAACTGTATAGTGGAACCCTCTATGTGTAATTTTAGTACACTACAAATGATATTTTATAACCTAATGAAGGATAAATTATTTCAGAGAATAGGAACAAAAAGCTTATTGTAAGCAACGTTTACAAGGTTTTTGGTGACCATCCTCAAAGAGCCATTAAAATGCTAAAACAGGGTATTGACAAAGATGAAATCTTTGAAAAGACTGGCATGAGCGTTGGCGTTAAGGATGCAAGTTTTGAGATATACGAGGGTGAAATTTTCGTCGTGATGGGCCTTTCTGGCTCGGGAAAATCCACCTTGGTACGTCTTTTGAACCGTCTTATAGAGCCCAGTTCTGGGCAGATTATTATTGATGGGGTTGACATTACCAGCCTTAAAGATAAAGATTTAATTGAGATTCGAAGAAAAAAACTCTCTATGGTATTTCAGTCTTTTGCCCTCATGCCGCACATGAACATCATCGACAATGTTTCTTTTGGACTAGAATTAAGTGGCATAGACAAAACTTCGCGCTATGAGAGTGCCAGAGGCGCTTTAAAGCAAGTTGGGCTAGAGCAATACGAAAACTCTTACCCCAGTGAGCTAAGCGGTGGCATGCAGCAGCGCGTTGGTTTAGCCAGAGCGCTCGCTAATGACCCGCAAGTATTGCTGATGGATGAGGCTTTTTCCGCGCTAGACCCCTTGATTCGTACTCAAATGCAAGATGAGCTTTTGGAATTGCAAGAAAAATCCCAACGCACAATCGTTTTTATCTCGCATGACCTAGACGAAGCCATTCGCATAGGGGACAGGATAGCGATTATGCAAGGGGGCGAGATAGCCCAAATTGGAACCCCAGAGGAAATTATCGCCCATCCTGCCAACGACTACGTGCGTTCCTTCTTTCAAGGCGTTGATGTTACTTCAATCTTAGGCGCTTCGCATATTGCCAGAAAAACCCTGCCGACGTTTATCAAAAAAGAAGGCTTTGGCATCAAATCTGCTCTTCGGTACATCGATGACTACAATAACGACTACGGCGTTTACGTCGAAAAAAACGGCAAATTTTTAGGCTTAATCACGGTAGAGTCCTTGGAAAAATCAACCACACTAGAAGAGGCCATTGTCGACAAAAGTAGCATTTTAGATACCGTACCTATCAAGGATTTGATTGGCACGGTGGCTGACTCGCAGTACCAAAGCGTCGTTGTTGATATGGACGGCAAATACAAGGGAACTATTTCAAAAACAAGGCTCTTAAAAACCTTGGACGAAGGAGTCAGCGATGGCAAGTGATCCATGGGGCAATGCAGCAACCGCTCAAGAAGACAGAGTGACAACCATGGATTGGTCCAAGACAACCTCTCAGGAGGTGGAAAAATTTGACATCTTGCGCCCCTTTAGTGATGAAGCCATTATCCCTTTTGGGGAGTGGACAAATCAAGGAATCGACTGGACAGTAACCCATTTTAGGGACTTTTTCTTAATGACAAAGATGCCAATCGATGTGATGTTAAAGGTTATTGAAAACTTTTTACTTTCCCTTTCCCCTTACGTTGTGATGGGATTTTTTGTGTTTTTGGCCCTGCAGTTTGCCACAAAAAAACTGGCCCTTGGCACCTTTGTTTCATTTGTTATTATCGGTTTTATCGGGGCATGGGAAGCCACCATGGTGACCTTGGCATTAGTCTTGACGGCGGTTATTTTCTCGCTGCTCATTGGGTTGCCGCTAGGTATTTGGAGTGCAAAAAGTGATAGGGTGGATTCTATTGTGCGTCCCGTGCTAGATGCCATGCAAACGACCCCTGCGTTTGTCTATTTGATACCCATTGTGATGCTTTTTGGGATTGGAAATGTGCCGGGCGTCATTGTGACAATCATCTTCGCCTTGCCGCCACTCATTCGCCTCACAAATCTTGGCATACGCCAAGTCCCCGAAGACCTCATTGAGGCATCTCGTTCCTTTGGGGCAAACGAACGGCAGATGCTTTTTCGCGTTCAAATACCCGTGGCCATGCCCACCATCATGGCGGGCGTAAATCAAACCCTAATGCTAGCCCTTTCTATGGTTGTTATCGCCTCTATGATTGCCGTGGGCGGACTTGGGCAGATGGTGCTTCGCGGGATTGGCCGTCTTGATGTGGGGTTGGCTGCGGTTGGCGGGCTTGGGATTGTGCTTTTGGCTGTCATTTTAGACAGGTTAACCCAGTCCATGGGAAAGAAAAACAAAGATGACAAGTTGCAATGGTTCCAAAAAGGACCCATTGGCTTTGTCTATAAAATAATTCAAAAATAAATTCTAAAAAGGAGAAAAAATGAAATTTTTTACAGCAGCGCTATCGTTGGTAGTAGCAAGTTCACTCTTTGGAGCAAAGGTAACGGCGGTTAAAACAAATATTGCCGAAGAGGGGTTTCAGATGTACATTGTTGTTGAGGCGCTAAGGGCGTTAGGGCACGATGTGGAAATCACAGAAGGCGTTGAATACCCCATCGCTTACAAAACCGTGGCACAAGAAGAGAAAAACGTTGCTTTTATGGCCGCAAGTTGGGACCCTTTGCAAAACAACATGCGAAAGGCTGTTGGGGATGAAAATCTCTTTATTGGTGGTAAATACATCGAAAATTGTGCCCAAGGGTACCTTGTGGATAAAAAAACTGCCGAGCAATACAACATCAAGTACATCAATGACCTCAAAGACCCCAAAATCGCAAAGCTTTTTGACAGCAACGGCAATGGAAAAGCAGACCTCGCAGGGTGCGCACCAGGCTGGGGATGCGAAGCAGTTATTGAGCACCAATTAGACGCTTTTGGCTTAAGAGACACCATTACGCATAACCAAGGGCAATACTCCGCCATCGTTACTGACGCGATTGCCAGATACAAAACGGGAAAGCCAATCCTTTACTACACATGGACACCTTACTGGGTGAGCGGTCGGCTTGTGCCTGGACAAGATGTGGTGTTTTTGCAAGTCAAAGAATCCGCCCACCCCGTGCTTGAAGATACCGCATTGCCCAATGGTGCCAACTACGGTTTTGCTGTAAACGCCCAACGCATTGTTGGTAACAAAAAAGTAAACGAGCACAAAGACATCGCAAAGCTTTTTTCCATTATGAAACTCAGTGTTAATGACGTGAGTGGAGAAAACATGCTCATGACAAATGGCGAAAACAAAGAAAGAGACGTGATGCGTCACGCCAAAATGTGGGTTGAGAGCAACAAAGCCACCTTTGACAAATGGATTGCCGAGGCTAAAGCAGCTAAGTAACTCCTAAGAGGGTTTGCCCCAAAGTAAGCCCTTTGCTTCTACTTTTTGAAAAAAACTCCTTACATGTAAAGGGTTTACATGTAAGGAAAAATATTAGGATTTTGGAGGAACGAGCAGCTTGCCTAAGTCACTTGAAAAAGGAAAGACGATGGTATTGGTTTTATCCCCAGAAATGTCATTAAGGGTTTGCAAGTAGCGCAACTGCAAGGCTTGAGGGTTTTGGGCTAGGATGTTGGCCGCTTCTAGGAGATTTTGACTCGCTTCAAGTTCCCCTTTGGAGTTGATGACCTTGGCACGGCGTTGACGTTCGGCTTCAGCTTGCTTGGCGATAGCGCGAATCATGCTCTCATCAAGGTCGATGTGTTTAATCTCCACATTAGAAATCTTAATCCCCCACGTGTCGGTTTGTTTGTCTAAAATCTGCTGAATGTCGTGATTGAGCTTTTCCCGTTCGGCAAGCATTTCATCTAGTTCATGCCCGCCAAGTACGGAGCGTAGGGTAGTTTGGGCTAGCTGTGATGTGGCGGTGCTAAAATCTTCCACCTGAATGACTGCTTTTTCGGGGTCGATAACACGGTAATACACCACTGCATTAACCCGCACAGAAACGTTGTCGTGAGAGATGACATCTTGGGAAGGAACATCTAATACTACGGTGCGCAAGTCCATTTTTTGGATTTTTTGAATCCACGGAATAACAAGGATAAGCCCTGGGCCTTTGACCCCTGTAAAACGCCCAAGAGTGAACATTACCCCTCGTTCGTACTCTTGTAAGACACGAAGGGAAGCGGCAACGATGAGAAGGACAATCATTGCAATATAGAGAATAGTAATCATTTTTACTCCTTTAGATGGATGGATTTGAGCGTGAGTTTAAGGCCTTTGAAGCCTGTAATTTCAACGCGTTGATGAAGGATGAGAGGTTCGTGAGACTTACCTGTCCAAAGCTCACCGTGGGATTCTACCAAGTAGCCATCATCTGTGATTTTTACCACTTTGGCTTCTTGCCCGATGAGTGTTTCTGTGCCAGTGGTGGCCTTGATTGAGCGGGCACTTAGTGCCATTTGGGTCACATACACGAAAAAAGCGACTGACACCAATGCCACCGCAACAATGAGCGGGATAGAGATGTCATTGCCTAGGGTTTGGGCGTCGAAGAGGAACACAGACCCAAGGCTAAAAGCGATAATCCCTGCGATGCCAAAAATGCCAAAACCTGCGACAAAAACCTCGCCAATCATCAGCGCAACACCAAGACCGATGAGTGCCAACCCTGCGTAGTTGAAGGGTAAAAGATTAAAGGCGTACAAAGCCAACAACCCACTGATTAGTCCCACAACACCAGGCAAAATAGCCCCAGGATTTAAGAGTTCAAAGAAGATGCCATACAGTGCTAAAAGCATCAGCAAATAAGCAAAAGTAGGGTTAGAGATGACGGATAAAAAAGCGGTTTTAAAATCAGGTTCGAGGCGTTCAAGAAGTACATCGGCCGTGTCAAGGGTGAGGGTTGTGGTGGCGTTTAGTTGCACTGAAGTACCATGAATTACAGCCAAAAGAGTAGGGATGTCTTCGGCAACGAGGTCAATCACACCCAGTTCAAGAGCGGTATTTGCAGAAATACTTGCCCCTTCTTTGACGGCTTTTTGCGCCCATTCACTGTTGCGTCCGCGAAGTTCGGCAAGGCTTTGCAAGTAAGCGTTTGCATCCTCAAGTACCTTTTTTTCCATGGTGCTTGGAGGTGCGTCTTGTGAGGCACCTATGGAAACGGGTGTGGCGGCACCAACATTGGTTCCTGGTGCCATGGCTGCTACGTGGGAAGCGTAAAGCAAATACGTTCCCGCACTTGCCGCCCGTGCCCCTTTTGGGGAAACGTAGACGACCACAGGAAGCGGTGCATTGGTGATTTCTTGCACCATCTCTCTCGTGGATTCAAGCAATCCTCCAGGCGTGTCGAGTTCTATAATCATCAAAGACGCTTGAGTGGTGTTGGCGTGGGAAAAAGCGTGTTGCAAGTGGGCAACACTAGCGGGAGAAATAGCCCCTTGAACACTTACATGTAAGACCGAAGAAGCCACGGAAATCGTAACAAAAAAAAGTAACCAAAATAGATGTCGCATCGTTCCCTCCTTGGGCAACGTTGACTGGCTTTGGCGTCAGTGCAAACAAGAGTGTCATTCATAGTACAGCGTACAGAATGTTTTGTCAATAGGGTGATTAAAAGCTCACAGATTGGCCTGAAAAAGGTATTTTTAAAAACTTAAGCATGTATAAAAATGAAATAAAGCTACCTTTTCTTAATCCCTTTTTGTTTTAGAAATACGCTACAATCCAACAAAAAAAGGAAGCTTATGACGATTGCACTTAACGGGCAAAATCTTGCCCAAAAACGCCAAGAGATTTTAGAGTACTTTTACCGCACCTTTGACACCGATGAAGCCTTGTGCGGACTCCTAAAAAACGACGCAAGTTTTTTCAAACAACCCAACCACTTGCGCCACGCGTTCATCTTTTACTATGGCCACATGGCGACGTTTTATGTGAACAAATTTCTTTTAGCAGGGCTTTTGAAAGAGCGGCTCAATGAGCATTTTGAGTCTGTTTTTGCCATCGGGGTGGATGAGATGAGTTGGGATGATTTAAACAGCGCCAACTATGCATGGCCTAGTGTGGAAGAGGTGCGTGCGTACCGCAAGCGGGTGCGAGAACTTGTGGGTGGCATCATCGAGGGGTTGGAGTTTACCTTGCCAATCACGCCGAACTCTCCCATGTGGGCGGTGCTCATGGGGATTGAGCATCAAAATATTCACATCGAGACAAGTTCGGTGTTGCTGCGAGAACTAGACCTAGCACACCTGAACGAAGGGGTATTTTTAGCACCTATGGAAGAGAGTAGGGGTGAAGCGCCTCGCAACAGCCTCTTACATGTAAAGGGCGGGGCGTTTACGCTTGGGGAAAACTGGGATGCGCCGACGCATTATGGGTGGGATAATGAATTTGGCACCCACGAGGTGGAGCTGGTGGATTTTGAGGCTAGCCAATACCTCGTGAGTAATGGCGAATTTAAAGAGTTTGTAGAGACGGGCGCGTACGAGAGTGGGGAGTATTTTTCCCAAGAGGGCAAGGCGTATCTAGGCTTCACCAAGGCCAAAGCACCCAAGTTTTGGCGCAACAAAGGTGGGGCGTGGGTGTTGCGGCAGATTAGCCGTGAGATTGCCCTGCCGCATGAGCACCCTGTGGAAGTGAGCTTTTACGAGGCGGAGGCTTTTTGTGCGTGGAAAAGTGCGTGCCTTGGAAAAGAGGTGCGCTTGCCAAGCGAGGATGAATACTACGCCCTAGCGCGTTTCACGCACGCCTTTTCCAAAGAGGCCAACGTTGGGCTTAAAAAAGGCTCAGCAGTTTCGGTCAACGCCCATGCATTTGGGGATTTTTACGACGTGCGGGGCAATGTGTGGCAGTGGAGCATCACGCCTATCTACCCCTATGAGGGCTTTAGGACGCACCCGTGGTACGATGACTTTACCGTGCCGACTTTTGATGACCGTCATGCACTCATCAAGGGCGGGAGTTTTGCAAGCCTTGGCAACGAAACCCTGCCTAGCGCGCGCTACGCCTTTCGCAAGCATTTTTACCAACACGCGGGCTTTCGCTACGTGCACTCGTCCAATCCCGCGCCCACGCACCTAAATACTAACAT from Sulfurospirillum tamanense harbors:
- the proV gene encoding glycine betaine/L-proline ABC transporter ATP-binding protein ProV, producing the protein MLKQGIDKDEIFEKTGMSVGVKDASFEIYEGEIFVVMGLSGSGKSTLVRLLNRLIEPSSGQIIIDGVDITSLKDKDLIEIRRKKLSMVFQSFALMPHMNIIDNVSFGLELSGIDKTSRYESARGALKQVGLEQYENSYPSELSGGMQQRVGLARALANDPQVLLMDEAFSALDPLIRTQMQDELLELQEKSQRTIVFISHDLDEAIRIGDRIAIMQGGEIAQIGTPEEIIAHPANDYVRSFFQGVDVTSILGASHIARKTLPTFIKKEGFGIKSALRYIDDYNNDYGVYVEKNGKFLGLITVESLEKSTTLEEAIVDKSSILDTVPIKDLIGTVADSQYQSVVVDMDGKYKGTISKTRLLKTLDEGVSDGK
- the proW gene encoding glycine betaine/L-proline ABC transporter permease ProW encodes the protein MASDPWGNAATAQEDRVTTMDWSKTTSQEVEKFDILRPFSDEAIIPFGEWTNQGIDWTVTHFRDFFLMTKMPIDVMLKVIENFLLSLSPYVVMGFFVFLALQFATKKLALGTFVSFVIIGFIGAWEATMVTLALVLTAVIFSLLIGLPLGIWSAKSDRVDSIVRPVLDAMQTTPAFVYLIPIVMLFGIGNVPGVIVTIIFALPPLIRLTNLGIRQVPEDLIEASRSFGANERQMLFRVQIPVAMPTIMAGVNQTLMLALSMVVIASMIAVGGLGQMVLRGIGRLDVGLAAVGGLGIVLLAVILDRLTQSMGKKNKDDKLQWFQKGPIGFVYKIIQK
- the proX gene encoding glycine betaine/L-proline ABC transporter substrate-binding protein ProX, whose protein sequence is MKFFTAALSLVVASSLFGAKVTAVKTNIAEEGFQMYIVVEALRALGHDVEITEGVEYPIAYKTVAQEEKNVAFMAASWDPLQNNMRKAVGDENLFIGGKYIENCAQGYLVDKKTAEQYNIKYINDLKDPKIAKLFDSNGNGKADLAGCAPGWGCEAVIEHQLDAFGLRDTITHNQGQYSAIVTDAIARYKTGKPILYYTWTPYWVSGRLVPGQDVVFLQVKESAHPVLEDTALPNGANYGFAVNAQRIVGNKKVNEHKDIAKLFSIMKLSVNDVSGENMLMTNGENKERDVMRHAKMWVESNKATFDKWIAEAKAAK
- a CDS encoding slipin family protein, with the protein product MITILYIAMIVLLIVAASLRVLQEYERGVMFTLGRFTGVKGPGLILVIPWIQKIQKMDLRTVVLDVPSQDVISHDNVSVRVNAVVYYRVIDPEKAVIQVEDFSTATSQLAQTTLRSVLGGHELDEMLAEREKLNHDIQQILDKQTDTWGIKISNVEIKHIDLDESMIRAIAKQAEAERQRRAKVINSKGELEASQNLLEAANILAQNPQALQLRYLQTLNDISGDKTNTIVFPFSSDLGKLLVPPKS
- a CDS encoding NfeD family protein, whose protein sequence is MRHLFWLLFFVTISVASSVLHVSVQGAISPASVAHLQHAFSHANTTQASLMIIELDTPGGLLESTREMVQEITNAPLPVVVYVSPKGARAASAGTYLLYASHVAAMAPGTNVGAATPVSIGASQDAPPSTMEKKVLEDANAYLQSLAELRGRNSEWAQKAVKEGASISANTALELGVIDLVAEDIPTLLAVIHGTSVQLNATTTLTLDTADVLLERLEPDFKTAFLSVISNPTFAYLLMLLALYGIFFELLNPGAILPGVVGLISGLLALYAFNLLPFNYAGLALIGLGVALMIGEVFVAGFGIFGIAGIIAFSLGSVFLFDAQTLGNDISIPLIVAVALVSVAFFVYVTQMALSARSIKATTGTETLIGQEAKVVKITDDGYLVESHGELWTGKSHEPLILHQRVEITGFKGLKLTLKSIHLKE
- the ovoA gene encoding 5-histidylcysteine sulfoxide synthase; the encoded protein is MTIALNGQNLAQKRQEILEYFYRTFDTDEALCGLLKNDASFFKQPNHLRHAFIFYYGHMATFYVNKFLLAGLLKERLNEHFESVFAIGVDEMSWDDLNSANYAWPSVEEVRAYRKRVRELVGGIIEGLEFTLPITPNSPMWAVLMGIEHQNIHIETSSVLLRELDLAHLNEGVFLAPMEESRGEAPRNSLLHVKGGAFTLGENWDAPTHYGWDNEFGTHEVELVDFEASQYLVSNGEFKEFVETGAYESGEYFSQEGKAYLGFTKAKAPKFWRNKGGAWVLRQISREIALPHEHPVEVSFYEAEAFCAWKSACLGKEVRLPSEDEYYALARFTHAFSKEANVGLKKGSAVSVNAHAFGDFYDVRGNVWQWSITPIYPYEGFRTHPWYDDFTVPTFDDRHALIKGGSFASLGNETLPSARYAFRKHFYQHAGFRYVHSSNPAPTHLNTNIYETDALLSQYCDMHYGGTHFGVPNFSKHVVELLLPYAKARGKALDLGCSVGRASFELAKHFDAVEGIDFSANFIRVGVALQQKGTLTYNVSTEGELRTSAHVNLQELGFEKEAQKVGFFQGDACNLKPQFSGYDVVLCSNLIDRLRTPQLFLETIGERLNKGGLLVLVSPYSWDEAYTPKEAWLGGFYREGRAVHTLENLQTLLKEWSLLGCHEVPFVIQETARKFQHTLSQMSVWKKV